A genomic region of Mus musculus strain C57BL/6J chromosome 7, GRCm38.p6 C57BL/6J contains the following coding sequences:
- the Acadsb gene encoding short/branched chain specific acyl-CoA dehydrogenase, mitochondrial, with protein sequence MAVSALQLWRMGGLLRRRFPTCLSPWKIPPRVLKSSQPEALVSLTNNAVAFAPLQTLTDEEIMMKQTVKKFAQEHVAPLVSSMDENSKMEKSVIQGLFQQGLMGIEVEAQYGGTEASFFCSVLVIEELAKVDASVALLCDIQNTIINNLFRKHASEEQKATYLPKLVTEKLGSFCLSEAGAGSDSFAMKTRADKSGNYYVLNGSKMWISHAEHAELFLVFANVDPSSGYRGITCFLVDRDTEGFQIGKRENKMGIRASSTCQLTFENVKVPETNILGKIGHGYKYAIGSLNEGRIGIAAQMLGLAQGCFDYTIPYIKERMQFGKRIFDFQGLQHQVAQVATQLEATRLLTYNAARLVEAGRPFIKEASMAKYYASEVAGLTTSKCIEWMGGVGYTKDYPVEKFFRDAKIGTIYEGASNIQLNTIAKHIDAEY encoded by the exons CTGAGAAGACGCTTCCCAACCTGCTTGTCTCCTTGGAAGATTCCTCCTCGTGTCCTCAAATCCTCACAACCGGAAGCTCTAGTCAGTCTGACAAACAATGCAGTAGCCTTTGCACCTCTGCAGACACTTACTGATGAGGAAATTATGATGAAGCAGACAG TCAAAAAATTTGCACAGGAGCACGTTGCTCCTCTGGTTTCCTCTATGGATGAGAACTCAAAAATGGAGAAATCGGTGATCCAGGGATTGTTCCAGCAAGGG CTGATGGGCATTGAAGTTGAAGCACAATATGGAGGGACAGAAGCTTCCTTTTTCTGCTCTGTCCTAGTGATAGAGGAACTAGCTAAGGTGGATGCTTCGGTGGCTCTCCTGTGTGACATCCAGAACACAATAATTAACAACCTGTTTAGAAAACACGCTTCAGAAGAACAGAAGGCCACCTATTTGCCAAAGCTGGTTACAGAAAAA TTAGGGAGCTTTTGCCTCTCTGAAGCTGGAGCCGGTAGCGACTCTTTCGCTATGAAAACAAGAGCTGATAAAAGTGGAAATTACTACGTCCTCAATGGGTCGAAGATGTGGATCAGCCATGCCGAGCATGCAGAGCTCTTCCTGGTCTTCGCCAATGTGGACCCCAGCTCT ggctaCAGAGGCATCACCTGCTTCTTAGTAGACCGAGATACAGAAGGTTTCCAGATAGGGAAACGAGAAAATAAAATGGGCATCAGAGCTTCATCCACCTGTCagttaacatttgaaaatgttaaG GTTCCAGAGACTAATATTTTGGGGAAAATTGGGCATGGTTATAAGTATGCCATAGGAAGTCTTAATGAAGGTAGAATCGGAATTGCTGCACAG ATGCTAGGACTGGCCCAAGGATGTTTTGACTACACTATTCCATACATTAAAGAAAGGATGCAGTTTGGCAAACGAATATTTGATTTTCAG GGGCTCCAACACCAAGTGGCTCAGGTGGCCACCCAGCTGGAAGCCACACGGTTGCTAACATACAACGCTGCTAGGCTCGTAGAAGCCGGAAGGCCATTTATAAAAGAAGCATCTATGGCCAAATATTATGCATCTGAG GTCGCTGGGCTAACAACAAGCAAGTGCATCGAGTGGATGGGAGGGGTCGGCTACACCAAAGATTACCCTGTGGAGAAATTCTTCCGAGATGCCAAGATCG GTACAATATATGAAGGAGCTTCCAACATCCAGCTGAACACCATCGCCAAGCACATCGATGCAGAGTACTGA